The proteins below are encoded in one region of Telopea speciosissima isolate NSW1024214 ecotype Mountain lineage chromosome 10, Tspe_v1, whole genome shotgun sequence:
- the LOC122642983 gene encoding enoyl-[acyl-carrier-protein] reductase [NADH], chloroplastic-like, with protein MAATSASGLQMAAARSCIYSSPKNFNGTSAFFVSEARGTARSTLTSSSHISSAQRFIRNFTSSPVTVRCNKFVTQAMSEGSEDKPLPGLPIDLRGKRAFIAGVADDNGYGWAIAKSLAAAGAEILVGTWVPALNIFETSLRRGKFDESRKLPDGSLMKITKVYPLDAVYDSLEDVPEDVKANKRYAGSLKWTVQEVVESVKQDFGSIDILVHSLANGPEVSKPLLETSRKGYLAAISASSYSFVSLLKHFLPIMNPGGASISLTYIASERVIPGYGGGMSSAKAALESDTKVLAFEAGRKQKIRVNTISAGPLGSRAAKAIGFIDKMIEYSYANAPIQKELSADEVGNAAAFLVSPLSSAITGAVVYVDNGLNAMGVGIDSPIFGVLDIPKENCARDSNS; from the exons ATGGCGGCAACTTCGGCTTCTGGACTTCAAATGGCAGCAGCAAGGTCCTGTATTTATTCTTCTCCCAAAAATTTCAACGGTACCAGTGCATTTTTTGTCTCAGAGGCCAGAGGCACCGCACGGTCTACGCTTACGAGCTCTTCTCATATATCGTCTGCGCAACGTTTCATCCGGAACTTCACATCTAGTCCTGTAACTGTAAGATGTAACAAGTTCGTTACACAGGCAATGTCTGAAGGAAGTGAGGACAAGCCTCTTCCAGGCTTGCCCATTGATCTCCGAG GTAAAAGAGCATTTATTGCTGGGGTAGCTGATGACAATGGATATGGTTGGGCCATAGCAAAATCTCTAGCTGCGGCAGGTGCTGAAATCCTTGTTGGTACATGGGTACCT GCACTAAACATTTTTGAGACCAGTCTAAGACGTGGAAAGTTTGATGAATCACGCAA GTTGCCAGATGGTTCTCTGATGAAGATTACAAAAGTGTACCCACTGGATGCAGTATATGATAGCCTTGAGGATGTTCCTGAAGAC GTAAAAGCAAATAAGCGTTATGCAGGATCCTTAAAATGGACTGTTCAG GAAGTTGTTGAATCAGTGAAGCAGGATTTTGGGAGCATTGACATCCTTGTGCACTCACTTGCCAATGGCCCAGAG GTGAGTAAACCTTTATTGGAGACATCCAGGAAAGGATATCTTGCTGCAATCTCTGCATCTAGttactcttttgtttctttgcttaAGCATTTCCTTCCAATAATGAATCCAG GTGGTGCATCAATTTCTCTCACTTATATTGCCTCCGAAAGGGTCATTCCTGG ATATGGTGGAGGCATGAGTTCAGCAAAAGCTGCTCTGGAGAGTGATACTAAA GTGCTTGCTTTTGAAGctggaagaaaacaaaaaattcggGTCAACACTATATCTGCTG GTCCACTTGGAAGCCGTGCTGCAAAAGCCATTGGTTTCATTGACAAGATGATTGAATACTCATATGCCAATGCCCCCATACAGAAGGAACTCTCTGCAG ATGAAGTGGGGAATGCCGCCGCCTTCCTTGTATCGCCACTGTCTTCAGCTATCACAGGTGCAGTTGTGTACGTCGATAATGGTTTGAACGCAATGGGAGTAGGGATTGACAGTCCAATATTTGGAGTACTTGACATTCCAAAAGAAAATTGCGCTAGAGATAGCAATAGTTAG
- the LOC122644164 gene encoding non-structural maintenance of chromosomes element 4 homolog A-like, which translates to MPRNVRREIGSEMGESRVGKGKEGNRNTTEGVQEQDEAERRVLRSQLQAVKSRVQDGREELSRANTSEVKKVLGTLDSLQHKVQKPREQVADVETLLEIVNTVVISVKAQGNEGVTPSDFVTSLLRDFGQGGGGATHDNYRNSMAWSDIGKTVGHVFGRIPGCCTMLGPMDTELKQKQRKVPVSRKRVRPTEHARPEELDNTAEEKTDTDKNVIAIFDILKKKKKVKLENLVLNRNSFAQTVENIFALSFLVKDGRVEIKVDENGCHLVSPKNSPRAELIASKDVSYSHFIFKFDFKDWKLMKEMVEVGEELMPDRNPLNVSGDSEEEYAGQRSQATAPSTPIRKLSRNRGLVIQEQSVAEDTPEREDAAADAIAVRKGKRKM; encoded by the exons ATGCCGAGGAATGTGAGGCGGGAGATTGGAAGTGAGATGGGGGAGTCGAGGGTCGGGAAAGGCAAAGAGGGGAACAGAAATACAACGGAGGGTGTTCAGGAGCAGGATGAGGCTGAAAGAAGAGTCCTTCGATCCCAACTTCAGGCTGTGAAGAGCCGTGTTCAAG atggaagagaagaactTTCTCGAGCGAATACTTCTGAAGTCAAAAAGGTCCTCGGTACACTAGATAGCTTGCAACACAAAG TTCAGAAGCCCAGAGAACAGGTTGCAGATGTAGAGACTCTATTGGAAATTGTCAACACTGTGGTAATCTCTGTTAAAGCACAAGGAAATGAGGGAGTAACTCCTTCTGATTTCGTAACCTCTCTTCTGAGAGACTTTGGGCAAGGTGGTGGGGGGGCTACTCATGATAATTATCGGAATTCAATGGCTTGGAGTGATATTGGCAAGACTGTTGGTCATGTTTTTGGGAGGATCCCTGGATGCTGCACAAT GCTTGGGCCTATGGATACAGAATTAAAGCAAAAGCAACGGAAGGTTCCAGTTTCACGTAAACGTGTGAGGCCAACTGAACATGCTCGTCCTGAAGAG CTTGATAACACTGCTGAGGAAAAAACTGACACTGATAAGAACGTTATAGCTATCTTCGAtatcctgaagaagaagaagaaggtcaaGCTTGAAAATCTGGTCTTGAACAGGAACTCTTTTGCACAGACAGTCGAGAACATATTTGCTCTATCTTTTCTTGTTAAGGATGGACGGGTTGAGATAAAAGTGGATGAAAATGGATGCCATTTAGTTT CTCCAAAGAATTCTCCTAGAGCTGAGCTAATAGCCTCTAAGGATGTTTCTTATAGCCACTTCATCTTCAAATTTGACTTCAAGGATTGGAAG TTGATGAAGGAAATGGTGGAAGTTGGGGAGGAATTGATGCCTGATAGGAATCCATTGAATGTATCTGGTGATTCCGAAGAGGAGTATGCAGGCCAAAGATCTCAAGCTACGGCACCTAGTACTCCGATCAGGAAGCTTTCTAGGAACCGGGGCCTAGTCATTCAGGAGCAATCTGTTGCAGAAGATACTCCGGAAAGGGAAGATGCTGCAGCAGATGCTATTGCCGTccgaaaagggaagagaaagatgTGA